A portion of the Macaca nemestrina isolate mMacNem1 chromosome 19, mMacNem.hap1, whole genome shotgun sequence genome contains these proteins:
- the LOC105478838 gene encoding A-kinase anchor protein inhibitor 1 isoform X3, whose protein sequence is MVFAPGEKPGNEPEEVKLQNASKQIVQNAILRAVQQVSQESQRREERISDNQGHIQLGVGELTKKHEKK, encoded by the coding sequence GTGAGAAACCTGGAAATGAGCCTGAAGAGGTGAAGCTGCAGAATGCCAGCAAACAGATTGTGCAGAACGCAATCCTGCGAGCTGTGCAGCAAGTCTCCCAGGAGAGCCAGCGCAGGGAAGAGAGAATCAGTGATAACCAGGGCCACATCCAACTGGGCGTTGGGGAGTTAACCAAGAAGCACGAAAAGAAGTAA